One window from the genome of Anticarsia gemmatalis isolate Benzon Research Colony breed Stoneville strain chromosome 8, ilAntGemm2 primary, whole genome shotgun sequence encodes:
- the LOC142974976 gene encoding putative isoaspartyl peptidase/L-asparaginase CG7860 isoform X1 — protein sequence MNIQHSKMKPIVIVHGGAGDIPDSRVKGKLDGMKVAVRAGYECLMNGGSALDAVEAAVVPMEKDENFNAGYGSVLNLRGEVEMEASIMRGSDLNVGAVTLVKEFLHPISIAHKVLIKSPHSLLGGEGAKLFALKEGFPPVPPESLISEHAKQALKNFLEHGDFGRTEIGSSDEGGVGTVGAVAVDANGHVAVATSTGGMSGKAVGRIGDTPQIGSGTYADDNIGGVSTTGHGESILKYCLAHSIIKLMEGGLDANTATTKAVNGMTARLNNTAGAITLSKDGEVGVHFSSKRMSWAYVKDNKIFYGIEQGETLEEDYNKN from the exons AT GAATATACAACACAGTAAAATGAAACCCATTGTGATCGTCCATGGCGGTGCTGGCGACATTCCCGACAGCCGGGTGAAGGGCAAGTTAGATGGAATGAAAGTAGCAGTGAGAGCTGGCTACGAGTGCTTGATGAATGGTGGCAGCGCCTTAGACGCAGTGGAAGCAGCTGTCGTGCCTATGGAGAAAGATGAGAACTTCAATGCGG GTTATGGGTCTGTTTTAAATCTCCGTGGAGAAGTTGAAATGGAAGCTAGCATCATGCGTGGTTCTGATCTAAATGTTGGTGCCGTGACTTTAGTCAAGGAATTTCTACATCCTATAAGCATAGCGCATAAGGTGCTAATAAAATCACCTCATTCCCTATTGGGGGGCGAAGGGGCTAAATTATTTGCTCTTAAAGAG GGCTTTCCTCCAGTGCCTCCAGAGTCATTAATAAGTGAACACGCTAAGCAGGCATTGAAAAACTTTTTGGAACATGGTGATTTCGGTAGAACTGAAATAGGTTCATCGGATGAG GGTGGCGTAGGAACCGTTGGTGCAGTAGCAGTAGATGCTAATGGCCATGTGGCAGTAGCTACCAGTACTGGAGGTATGAGTGGGAAGGCAGTGGGTAGGATCGGCGATACTCCTCAAATCGGTAGCGGAACTTACGCAGACGATAACATTGGTGGAGTTTCTACTACAG GTCACGGGGaatccattttaaaatattgtttggcTCATAGCATTATAAAACTTATGGAAGGTGGTTTAGATGCAAATACAGCTACTACGAAGGCAGTAAATG gaatGACTGCCCGGCTTAACAACACTGCTGGAGCAATAACATTGTCGAAAGACGGCGAAGTTGGGGTGCACTTTTCTTCAAAAAGAATGTCGTGGGCATACgtgaaagataataaaatattttatggtattGAACAGGGTGAAACCCTTGAAGAGGattataataagaattaa
- the LOC142974976 gene encoding putative isoaspartyl peptidase/L-asparaginase CG7860 isoform X2, translated as MKPIVIVHGGAGDIPDSRVKGKLDGMKVAVRAGYECLMNGGSALDAVEAAVVPMEKDENFNAGYGSVLNLRGEVEMEASIMRGSDLNVGAVTLVKEFLHPISIAHKVLIKSPHSLLGGEGAKLFALKEGFPPVPPESLISEHAKQALKNFLEHGDFGRTEIGSSDEGGVGTVGAVAVDANGHVAVATSTGGMSGKAVGRIGDTPQIGSGTYADDNIGGVSTTGHGESILKYCLAHSIIKLMEGGLDANTATTKAVNGMTARLNNTAGAITLSKDGEVGVHFSSKRMSWAYVKDNKIFYGIEQGETLEEDYNKN; from the exons ATGAAACCCATTGTGATCGTCCATGGCGGTGCTGGCGACATTCCCGACAGCCGGGTGAAGGGCAAGTTAGATGGAATGAAAGTAGCAGTGAGAGCTGGCTACGAGTGCTTGATGAATGGTGGCAGCGCCTTAGACGCAGTGGAAGCAGCTGTCGTGCCTATGGAGAAAGATGAGAACTTCAATGCGG GTTATGGGTCTGTTTTAAATCTCCGTGGAGAAGTTGAAATGGAAGCTAGCATCATGCGTGGTTCTGATCTAAATGTTGGTGCCGTGACTTTAGTCAAGGAATTTCTACATCCTATAAGCATAGCGCATAAGGTGCTAATAAAATCACCTCATTCCCTATTGGGGGGCGAAGGGGCTAAATTATTTGCTCTTAAAGAG GGCTTTCCTCCAGTGCCTCCAGAGTCATTAATAAGTGAACACGCTAAGCAGGCATTGAAAAACTTTTTGGAACATGGTGATTTCGGTAGAACTGAAATAGGTTCATCGGATGAG GGTGGCGTAGGAACCGTTGGTGCAGTAGCAGTAGATGCTAATGGCCATGTGGCAGTAGCTACCAGTACTGGAGGTATGAGTGGGAAGGCAGTGGGTAGGATCGGCGATACTCCTCAAATCGGTAGCGGAACTTACGCAGACGATAACATTGGTGGAGTTTCTACTACAG GTCACGGGGaatccattttaaaatattgtttggcTCATAGCATTATAAAACTTATGGAAGGTGGTTTAGATGCAAATACAGCTACTACGAAGGCAGTAAATG gaatGACTGCCCGGCTTAACAACACTGCTGGAGCAATAACATTGTCGAAAGACGGCGAAGTTGGGGTGCACTTTTCTTCAAAAAGAATGTCGTGGGCATACgtgaaagataataaaatattttatggtattGAACAGGGTGAAACCCTTGAAGAGGattataataagaattaa